One Meles meles chromosome 13, mMelMel3.1 paternal haplotype, whole genome shotgun sequence DNA segment encodes these proteins:
- the LOC123955618 gene encoding interferon-induced protein with tetratricopeptide repeats 5-like, which translates to MSEIPKDPLKAILLDLECHFTWNLLKEDILFDVEDTIEQQLEFVTTESRLTLYNLLAYVKHLKGQNEDALECLEQAEDIMQREHSDKEEVRRLVTWGNYAWVYYHMDQLKEAQKHLDKIGTVCRKLSSPSDYKLEMPEIDCEKGWALLKFGGKYYHRAKAAFEKALEAEPDNPEFNIGYAITVYRLDDTDRHGCIKSFSLGPLRKAVTLNPGNAYIKVLLALKLQDIQAEDEGEKYIEEILDQISSQPHVLRYTAKFYRRKNSWDKALEVLKKALKVTPMSSFLHHQMGLCYRAQMTEIKKATDNRPTGEDKRRMDRLLTTAISHFEVAVQRDSKFPFVYTDLASMYVEAGQCSKAEEVFQKALHLENITDDHKHQIHYYYGRFQEFHGKSESTAMCHYLEALKISDQSSLRPKLISVLKKLAVKRLGRDASDVQSLCALGFVYKLEGARRQAVEYYERALRLDPENAESLAALCELRLSI; encoded by the exons ATGAG TGAAATTCCTAAGGACCCCTTGAAGGCCATTCTGTTGGACTTGGAATGTCACTTTACATGGAATTTACTTAAGGAAGACATTCTGTTTGATGTGGAAGATACAATTGAGCAGCAGCTTGAATTTGTCACCACAGAATCCAGACTTACTCTTTATAACCTACTGGCCTACGTGAAACACCTAAAAGGCCAAAATGAAGATGCCCTAGAATGCTTGGAACAAGCAGAAGACATAATGCAGCGAGAGCACTCGGACAAAGAAGAAGTGCGACGTCTGGTCACTTGGGGAAACTATGCCTGGGTGTATTATCACATGGATCAGCTTAAGGAAGCTCAGAAGCATTTAGACAAGATAGGGACAGTCTGTAGGAAACTGTCCAGTCCTTCTGACTACAAGTTGGAAATGCCTGAGATTGACTGTGAGAAAGGGTGGGCACTCTTGAAATTTGGAGGAAAGTATTACCACAGGGCAAAAGCGGCTTTTGAGAAGGCTCTGGAAGCAGAACCTGACAATCCAGAATTTAACATCGGCTATGCCATCACAGTGTACCGGCTGGACGATACTGACCGACATGGGTGTATAAAGAGCTTCTCTCTGGGCCCACTGAGGAAGGCTGTCACCCTGAATCCAGGCAATGCCTACATTAAGGTTTTACTGGCATTGAAGCTTCAAGACATACAAGCAGAAGATGAAGGGGAAAAGTATATTGAAGAAATTCTGGACCAGATATCTTCCCAACCTCATGTCCTTCGTTACACAGCCAAATTCTACAGGAGAAAAAACTCCTGGGACAAAGCTCTTGAAGTTTTGAAAAAGGCCTTAAAGGTGACACCAATGTCTTCGTTCTTGCATCACCAGATGGGACTTTGCTATAGGGCACAAATGACTGAAATCAAGAAGGCTACAGACAACAGACCTACAGGGGAGGATAAGCGGAGAATGGACAGGCTTCTTACCACGGCTATATCTCATTTTGAAGTAGCTGTGCAACGAGACTCCAAGTTCCCATTTGTCTACACGGACCTGGCCAGCATGTATGTGGAGGCAGGCCAGTGTAGCAAAGCTGAAGAGGTATTCCAGAAAGCCCTTCATCTGGAGAACATAACCGATGATCACAAACATCAGATCCACTACTATTACGGCCGCTTTCAGGAATTTCACGGTAAATCAGAAAGTACTGCCATGTGCCATTATTTAGAGGCCTTAAAGATCAGCGACCAGTCATCCCTCCGTCCCAAACTGATAAGTGTTCTCAAGAAACTGGCTGTAAAGAGACTTGGTCGTGATGCATCAGATGTGCAGAGTTTATGTGCCCTGGGGTTTGTTTACAAGCTGGAGGGAGCCCGGAGGCAAGCTGTTGAGTACTATGAGCGGGCCCTGAGGCTAGATCCAGAAAATGCAGAGTCCCTTGCCGCTCTCTGTGAGCTTCGACTTTCTATTTAA